The Clostridia bacterium genome includes a window with the following:
- a CDS encoding iron ABC transporter substrate-binding protein, translating into MRTKTLKAGILLIASLLVLFMLIMLSGCGSKPSGQSAGAPQKTVVTDLAGRQVEVPVPANKVVAIGPGALRLVCYVNGAAKVVGVEELEKKQPTGRPYILAHPELKDLPTIGQGGPDSTPDAEKLVSVKPDVIFVAYLADKAQADELQAKTNIPVVVLSYGRLATFDEDVYKSLLLIGKIIGNEERAREVVAYLQKCQQDLQERTKDIPEDKKPKVYVGALGMKGVHGIESTQAKYPPFVAINARNVVDETGRTGSVMIDKEKLLSWDPDIIFLDQGGLALVREDYKKNPQFYQSLRAVREGRVYGQIPYNYYTTNIDTAIADTYYAGKVIFPEQFKDIDPTQKADEIYQFLLGKPLYQQMAKDFGGFRKIELANS; encoded by the coding sequence ATGCGGACAAAAACGTTGAAAGCAGGTATCCTGCTTATTGCTTCGCTGCTTGTTCTCTTTATGTTAATTATGTTAAGCGGGTGCGGCTCTAAACCGTCCGGTCAGAGTGCGGGAGCGCCGCAAAAAACCGTTGTCACCGACCTGGCCGGCCGGCAGGTGGAGGTACCCGTTCCGGCAAATAAGGTAGTGGCCATTGGCCCCGGTGCCCTGCGGCTGGTTTGCTACGTCAACGGCGCGGCCAAGGTGGTGGGAGTAGAAGAGCTGGAAAAAAAGCAGCCTACCGGCCGGCCATACATTCTGGCCCACCCTGAGCTAAAGGATTTGCCTACCATTGGCCAGGGAGGACCAGATTCCACACCTGACGCCGAGAAGCTTGTCAGCGTGAAACCCGATGTGATTTTCGTCGCCTACCTCGCGGACAAGGCGCAGGCCGATGAGTTGCAGGCTAAGACGAACATCCCAGTGGTGGTACTTAGCTACGGCCGGCTGGCCACCTTTGATGAGGATGTCTACAAGTCTCTGCTGTTGATTGGCAAAATCATCGGCAATGAAGAAAGGGCCCGGGAAGTAGTTGCTTATCTGCAAAAATGCCAGCAGGACTTGCAGGAGAGAACGAAGGACATTCCTGAGGATAAGAAACCCAAGGTTTACGTGGGCGCTTTGGGCATGAAGGGCGTGCACGGCATCGAAAGCACCCAGGCCAAATACCCGCCCTTTGTAGCGATCAATGCCCGCAACGTGGTGGACGAGACGGGCAGAACCGGAAGCGTCATGATCGACAAGGAGAAACTTTTAAGCTGGGACCCTGACATCATCTTCCTCGACCAAGGGGGCCTGGCTCTGGTTCGGGAGGACTATAAGAAAAACCCGCAGTTTTACCAATCCTTGCGGGCGGTCAGGGAAGGGCGGGTGTACGGCCAGATTCCCTACAATTACTATACCACCAACATCGATACCGCCATTGCCGATACCTACTATGCTGGCAAAGTGATTTTTCCCGAACAATTTAAAGATATTGACCCAACCCAAAAAGCCGATGAGATTTACCAGTTCCTTTTGGGCAAACCTCTGTATCAACAAATGGCCAAGGATTTCGGCGGATTTAGAAAGATCGAGCTGGCTAACTCCTAA
- a CDS encoding iron ABC transporter permease yields the protein MRQLAAENCPHSYLKYTQRKVLTISLLALLTVALGIYAINAGAADLSPTQVLLTLLGKGEERLSIIVWNIRLPRVLAAITAGVGLSVAGCVMQNILRNPLASPFTLGVSQGAAFGAAVAILALGAGSTHSTSTDAVIINNPYLVTVFAFAGAMATTLIVLFLAQVRGVTPEAMVLAGVALGSLFSAATIILQFFASDVQVASIVFWTFGDVGRASWRELEIMAAVTGASLLYFLANRWNYNALDGGEETAKGLGVDVERLRLTTMFLASLVTAVAVSFLGIIGFIGLVGPQLMRRVLGGDHRFLLPAASVAGGLLLLASDTLARTIISPVVLPVGAITSFMGAPLFLYLLSRGYGKK from the coding sequence ATGCGACAGCTGGCAGCGGAAAACTGCCCCCATAGTTACTTAAAATATACTCAAAGAAAAGTCCTCACTATTAGCTTGCTAGCCCTTCTCACCGTAGCTTTGGGCATTTACGCCATTAACGCTGGGGCGGCGGATCTTTCGCCAACCCAGGTGCTGCTGACGTTGCTGGGCAAAGGAGAAGAACGGCTAAGCATCATTGTGTGGAACATCCGGTTACCCCGGGTGCTGGCGGCCATCACGGCCGGGGTGGGCCTCTCCGTCGCCGGTTGCGTGATGCAGAACATCCTGCGCAACCCCCTGGCGTCGCCTTTCACTTTGGGCGTTTCCCAGGGTGCAGCCTTTGGCGCGGCCGTGGCCATCCTGGCCCTGGGGGCGGGAAGCACCCACAGCACCAGCACCGACGCCGTCATCATCAACAACCCCTACCTGGTGACCGTTTTCGCCTTTGCCGGGGCAATGGCAACAACTCTGATAGTGCTCTTCCTTGCCCAGGTCCGGGGGGTCACTCCCGAAGCCATGGTGCTGGCGGGGGTGGCCCTGGGCTCCCTCTTTTCCGCCGCCACCATAATCCTACAGTTTTTTGCTAGCGACGTTCAGGTGGCTTCAATTGTTTTCTGGACCTTCGGCGACGTCGGCCGGGCTTCCTGGCGGGAGCTAGAAATCATGGCTGCGGTAACCGGCGCCTCCCTCCTCTATTTTCTGGCCAACCGATGGAATTACAACGCTCTGGACGGCGGCGAGGAGACGGCCAAGGGGCTCGGGGTTGACGTCGAGAGGCTCAGGTTGACGACGATGTTCCTGGCCTCGCTCGTCACGGCGGTGGCCGTTTCTTTTCTGGGCATCATTGGGTTTATCGGCTTGGTCGGCCCGCAGCTGATGCGCAGGGTGCTCGGCGGCGACCACCGTTTTTTGCTCCCGGCTGCCAGTGTTGCGGGAGGGCTTTTGCTCCTTGCTTCTGATACTCTGGCCAGGACCATCATCTCCCCGGTGGTTTTGCCGGTGGGGGCGATCACTTCCTTTATGGGCGCTCCTTTGTTTCTCTATCTTCTGTCCAGGGGGTATGGCAAGAAATGA
- a CDS encoding ABC transporter ATP-binding protein has product MILAVDGVEFSYSSRPVLRNIKFEVERGEFFAILGNNGAGKSTLLKCLNRVLKPQRGTILLEKSDLFSLSRREVARHLGYVAQRYESTRFTVFDAVLLGRKPHIKWGTTARDLEVVRKVLAILGLEEFSLRYLDELSGGELQKVIVARALAQEPRVLLLDEPTSNLDLRNQLEVLQTVKRAVREQNLAAVVVMHDLNLALRFADKFLLLKNRTIFACGGMEIITPENIASVYGVPVAVERLANIPVIVPL; this is encoded by the coding sequence ATGATTCTGGCTGTAGACGGCGTGGAATTCAGTTACAGCAGCCGGCCCGTGTTGCGGAATATCAAATTTGAGGTTGAGAGAGGGGAATTTTTTGCCATCCTTGGTAACAACGGGGCCGGAAAGTCCACCCTTTTAAAGTGTCTGAACCGGGTTTTAAAGCCGCAGCGGGGGACCATTCTCCTTGAAAAAAGTGACCTCTTTTCCCTCAGCCGGCGGGAAGTAGCCCGCCACCTGGGATACGTGGCCCAAAGATACGAAAGCACCCGGTTTACAGTTTTTGATGCCGTGCTCTTAGGCAGAAAACCCCATATCAAGTGGGGTACTACCGCCAGGGACCTGGAAGTCGTCCGGAAGGTTCTGGCGATCTTGGGCCTGGAGGAGTTTTCTTTGCGCTACCTGGACGAATTGAGTGGAGGAGAACTGCAAAAGGTGATTGTTGCCCGGGCCTTGGCCCAGGAACCGCGGGTTCTCTTGCTGGACGAACCTACCAGCAACCTGGATTTGAGAAACCAGCTTGAGGTTTTGCAAACGGTGAAAAGAGCGGTCAGGGAACAGAACCTGGCGGCAGTGGTGGTCATGCACGACCTTAATCTGGCCTTGCGGTTTGCAGATAAATTTTTGCTTCTTAAGAACAGGACTATTTTTGCCTGTGGGGGGATGGAAATCATAACGCCAGAAAACATCGCCAGCGTCTACGGTGTCCCCGTAGCCGTGGAAAGGCTGGCCAACATTCCCGTAATCGTGCCGCTGTAA
- a CDS encoding BrnT family toxin encodes MKITGFQWDSANTGHIAKHNVSPEEAEEVLCNRHLVRKSRAGTYHALGQTDEGRYLAVIFAIKPGGIARVVTARDMDDKERRTYRRERRG; translated from the coding sequence ATGAAAATCACGGGTTTCCAGTGGGATAGCGCTAACACAGGCCATATAGCCAAACACAACGTAAGTCCAGAAGAAGCCGAAGAGGTCCTTTGCAACAGGCATCTTGTCAGGAAATCCCGAGCTGGAACATACCACGCCCTGGGCCAGACGGATGAAGGCAGGTACCTGGCTGTCATCTTCGCAATTAAGCCTGGGGGGATCGCCCGTGTCGTCACTGCCAGGGATATGGACGACAAAGAGAGGCGCACATACCGCCGTGAGAGGAGGGGTTAG
- the yunB gene encoding sporulation protein YunB yields MRRYRGFRPRKVAFRRPGMALLIGLILVGGLAAFLSLELSLRGTFAELAKAQASWALNEAIHRAVLEQVAADVSYSDLVKVEKNDQGVMLLQANTARVMQVTSEATLKIQKALSEIKERKLGIPLGQILGSDLLAAYGPKITFTVIPIGTVRTGLTDSFTSAGINQTRHRIFLQVDAWAEILVPLLKTEVEIQTTVPLADAVIVGPVPDMVFGPWPGAGAPGVPSGSSSPAPPTSPAPSASPAPSTPSDPNASSLPPSTAPAPPVQEQPAK; encoded by the coding sequence GTGCGCCGGTACCGTGGCTTCAGGCCCCGAAAGGTAGCCTTTCGAAGGCCGGGCATGGCGTTGTTGATTGGTTTGATCCTGGTTGGCGGGCTGGCAGCTTTCCTCAGCTTGGAGTTAAGCTTGCGCGGCACCTTTGCCGAGCTGGCCAAGGCCCAAGCTTCTTGGGCGCTAAATGAAGCTATCCACCGGGCGGTCTTGGAACAAGTGGCTGCCGATGTGTCCTACAGCGATTTGGTCAAGGTGGAAAAAAACGACCAGGGAGTGATGCTGCTTCAGGCCAATACTGCTCGGGTGATGCAGGTTACCTCGGAGGCCACCTTAAAGATCCAAAAGGCCCTTTCCGAGATCAAGGAGCGAAAGCTGGGCATTCCCTTGGGGCAAATCCTGGGGAGCGACCTCTTGGCGGCCTACGGCCCCAAGATAACTTTCACCGTGATCCCTATCGGCACGGTAAGAACGGGCCTGACCGATTCCTTTACCAGCGCGGGCATCAACCAAACTCGCCATCGCATCTTTCTACAAGTGGATGCTTGGGCGGAAATTCTGGTGCCACTTTTAAAGACTGAAGTAGAAATTCAAACTACTGTTCCCTTGGCCGATGCGGTAATCGTGGGCCCGGTGCCAGATATGGTATTTGGCCCCTGGCCAGGGGCAGGAGCGCCGGGGGTGCCCTCCGGCTCATCGTCGCCAGCACCACCCACATCACCGGCACCATCCGCATCACCGGCGCCATCCACCCCTTCTGATCCCAATGCTTCCAGCCTTCCCCCGTCGACGGCCCCGGCACCTCCGGTTCAGGAACAGCCTGCCAAGTGA